In the genome of Manis javanica isolate MJ-LG chromosome 17, MJ_LKY, whole genome shotgun sequence, one region contains:
- the LOC118972992 gene encoding uncharacterized protein isoform X4, protein MLLRAGSPRPPSPRSAAIPERAEGRRRAGKGGAGREERGGRRRWGRRRRRRGSRCRRNGKFDKSLPRPEEEGAGSNGGPAPPRPVPRRDAPGEPDGRAAKRRSWLGCVGGGTTRAHLLAAARARKGDRDLTLTLATCKKKKCDFKIAIRTQTTRSSLCELPCCAHYRSASSHCLLRSEGGSSASRLQLPRGTETMESKNHR, encoded by the exons ATGCTGCTGCGCGCCGGCTCTCCGCGTCCCCCCTCTCCGCGCTCCGCCGCGATCCCCGAACGTgcggagggaaggaggagggcggGCAAGGGAGGCGCGGGGAGGGAGGAgcgcggggggaggaggaggtggggaaggaggaggaggaggagaggatcGCGCTGCCGGCGGAATGGGAAGTTTGACAAATCGCTCCCGAGGCCcgaggaggagggggcggggagcaACGGCGGCCCTGCCCCCCCCCGCCCCGTCCCCAGACGAG ATGCGCCGGGCGAGCCGGACGGGCGGGCCGCGAAGAGGAGGAGCTGGCTGGGCTGCGTGGGCGGTGGGACAACGCGGGCTCACTTACTAGCGGCCGCGAGGGCGCGG aaaggAGACCGTGATCTCACCCTGACG CTTGCCACTTGCAAGAAGAAGAAATGTGACTTCAAAATTGCAATTAGGACCCAGACTACTAGGAGTTCCTTGTGCGAGCTCCCATGCTGTGCCCATTACAGGTCTGCCTCTTCTCATTGCCTGCTGAG gtcagaaggaggatcatctgcttccagactacAGTTGCCACGGGGTactgaaaccatggaaagcaAAAACCACAGATAA
- the LOC118972992 gene encoding uncharacterized protein isoform X2: MGSLTNRSRGPRRRGRGATAALPPPAPSPDEVRGVRGRGAGRGEGGGQRGGRRGAGAAPAGLAPSPAPGQGVTASVGLSAAAAARGSAVQSSARGAAGAAASATDAPGEPDGRAAKRRSWLGCVGGGTTRAHLLAAARARKGDRDLTLTLATCKKKKCDFKIAIRTQTTRSSLCELPCCAHYRSASSHCLLRSEGGSSASRLQLPRGTETMESKNHR; the protein is encoded by the exons ATGGGAAGTTTGACAAATCGCTCCCGAGGCCcgaggaggagggggcggggagcaACGGCGGCCCTGCCCCCCCCCGCCCCGTCCCCAGACGAGGTGCGCGGGGTTCGGGGCcggggggcggggagaggggaaggaggagggcagagaggtgggaggaggggcGCGGGAGCGGCCCCGGCCGGTCTGGCCCCGTCCCCCGCCCCCGGGCAGGGGGTCACGGCATCCGTGGGGCTCTCGGCCGCCGCCGCGGCCCGGGGCTCAGCGGTCCAGTCTTCTGCCCGAGGCGCGGCTGGAGCGGCGGCGTCGGCAACAG ATGCGCCGGGCGAGCCGGACGGGCGGGCCGCGAAGAGGAGGAGCTGGCTGGGCTGCGTGGGCGGTGGGACAACGCGGGCTCACTTACTAGCGGCCGCGAGGGCGCGG aaaggAGACCGTGATCTCACCCTGACG CTTGCCACTTGCAAGAAGAAGAAATGTGACTTCAAAATTGCAATTAGGACCCAGACTACTAGGAGTTCCTTGTGCGAGCTCCCATGCTGTGCCCATTACAGGTCTGCCTCTTCTCATTGCCTGCTGAG gtcagaaggaggatcatctgcttccagactacAGTTGCCACGGGGTactgaaaccatggaaagcaAAAACCACAGATAA
- the LOC118972992 gene encoding uncharacterized protein isoform X7, which produces MGSLTNRSRGPRRRGRGATAALPPPAPSPDEVRGVRGRGAGRGEGGGQRGGRRGAGAAPAGLAPSPAPGQGVTASVGLSAAAAARGSAVQSSARGAAGAAASATDAPGEPDGRAAKRRSWLGCVGGGTTRAHLLAAARARKGDRDLTLTARETQPWGMKRFLRTRKRRRALCNPP; this is translated from the exons ATGGGAAGTTTGACAAATCGCTCCCGAGGCCcgaggaggagggggcggggagcaACGGCGGCCCTGCCCCCCCCCGCCCCGTCCCCAGACGAGGTGCGCGGGGTTCGGGGCcggggggcggggagaggggaaggaggagggcagagaggtgggaggaggggcGCGGGAGCGGCCCCGGCCGGTCTGGCCCCGTCCCCCGCCCCCGGGCAGGGGGTCACGGCATCCGTGGGGCTCTCGGCCGCCGCCGCGGCCCGGGGCTCAGCGGTCCAGTCTTCTGCCCGAGGCGCGGCTGGAGCGGCGGCGTCGGCAACAG ATGCGCCGGGCGAGCCGGACGGGCGGGCCGCGAAGAGGAGGAGCTGGCTGGGCTGCGTGGGCGGTGGGACAACGCGGGCTCACTTACTAGCGGCCGCGAGGGCGCGG aaaggAGACCGTGATCTCACCCTGACG GCCAGGGAGACGCAGCCGTGGGGCATGAAACGCTTCTTGCGAACGAGGAAACG GCGCCGCGCGCTCTGCAATCCGCCCTAA
- the LOC118972992 gene encoding uncharacterized protein isoform X1: MLLRAGSPRPPSPRSAAIPERAEGRRRAGKGGAGREERGGRRRWGRRRRRRGSRCRRNGKFDKSLPRPEEEGAGSNGGPAPPRPVPRRGARGSGPGGGERGRRRAERWEEGRGSGPGRSGPVPRPRAGGHGIRGALGRRRGPGLSGPVFCPRRGWSGGVGNRCAGRAGRAGREEEELAGLRGRWDNAGSLTSGREGAGELELIGTTPGWPRPSGSRSRSSAGGGVSMRCGLDCVSLGQLSGREWGGRGGAGSRRCRAAVVGVWGRPPGPRSPRQRFSWECLLGLRVSSGPRVHSPGEGRSPAPWDWLLNVPGAANPGLLLPSFLSPPALPPSMFLF, from the exons ATGCTGCTGCGCGCCGGCTCTCCGCGTCCCCCCTCTCCGCGCTCCGCCGCGATCCCCGAACGTgcggagggaaggaggagggcggGCAAGGGAGGCGCGGGGAGGGAGGAgcgcggggggaggaggaggtggggaaggaggaggaggaggagaggatcGCGCTGCCGGCGGAATGGGAAGTTTGACAAATCGCTCCCGAGGCCcgaggaggagggggcggggagcaACGGCGGCCCTGCCCCCCCCCGCCCCGTCCCCAGACGAGGTGCGCGGGGTTCGGGGCcggggggcggggagaggggaaggaggagggcagagaggtgggaggaggggcGCGGGAGCGGCCCCGGCCGGTCTGGCCCCGTCCCCCGCCCCCGGGCAGGGGGTCACGGCATCCGTGGGGCTCTCGGCCGCCGCCGCGGCCCGGGGCTCAGCGGTCCAGTCTTCTGCCCGAGGCGCGGCTGGAGCGGCGGCGTCGGCAACAG ATGCGCCGGGCGAGCCGGACGGGCGGGCCGCGAAGAGGAGGAGCTGGCTGGGCTGCGTGGGCGGTGGGACAACGCGGGCTCACTTACTAGCGGCCGCGAGGGCGCGGGTGAGCTGGAGCTCATCGGGACGACCCCCGGGTGGCCACGGCCGAGCGGGAGCCGGAGCCGGAGCAGCGCGGGCGGCGGCGTATCGATGCGCTGCGGGCTCGATTGCGTCTCCCTGGGCCAGCTCTCGGGCCGGGAATGGGGCGGCCGCGGCGGGGCTGGCTCCAGGCGCTGCCGGGCTGCGGTGGTGGGAGTATGGGGGCGGCCTCCAGGCCCACGATCCCCAAGGCAGCGCTTCTCCTGGGAGTGTCTGCTAGGGCTCAGGGTCTCCTCTGGGCCCCGCGTCCATAGCCCTGGCGAGGGCCGGAGCCCCGCGCCCTGGGACTGGCTGCTTAATGTTCCCGGAGCTGCAAACCCCGGCCTTCTTCTTCCTTCGTTTCTTTCTCCCCCCGCCCTTCCCCCCTCTATGTTTCTTTTTTag